A portion of the Manihot esculenta cultivar AM560-2 chromosome 2, M.esculenta_v8, whole genome shotgun sequence genome contains these proteins:
- the LOC110606987 gene encoding monocopper oxidase-like protein SKU5 encodes MSLCSSFAAFFLIHICLLLTLCFAEDPFVTYSFEISYITASPLGVPQQVIAINGKFPGPTINVTTNNNVVVNVRNKLDESLLMHWSGIQQRRSSWQDGLAGTNCPIHPKWNWTYQFQVKDQIGSFFYFPSLHMQRASGGYGSFIINNRPIIPIPFDTPFGDIVILIGDWYKRNHTALRRALDEGKDLGMPDGVLINGKGPYQYNTTLVPDGIDYETIEVHPGKTYRLRVHNVGTSTSLNFRIQNHNLLLAESEGSYTVQQNYTSLDIHVGQSYSFLVTMDQNASSDYYIVASARFVNESQWKRVTGVAVLHYTNSKGKAKGPLPDAPNDEFDKTFSMNQARSIRWNVSASGARPNPQGSFRYGSINVTEVYVLKNKPPVTINGKNRTTLSGISFVNPSTPIRLADQFKVKGVYKLDFPSKPLEGPPKMETSVINGTYRGFMEVILQNNDTKMQSYHMSGYAFFVVGMDYGEWTDNSRGTYNKWDGIARSTIQVYPGAWTAILVSLDNVGVWNLRTENLDSWYLGQETYVRVVNPEATNKTELPLPENALFCGSLSRMQKPQDISSFAASIKGDKSKLFLTLLMIACATMCIFR; translated from the exons ATGTCTTTGTGCAGTAGTTTCGCTGCCTTCTTTCTTATTCACATTTGCTTGCTTCTGACCTTGTGTTTCGCTGAAGATCCTTTTGTTACCTATAGTTTTGAGATCTCTTATATCACTGCTTCTCCTCTCGGCGTGCCCCAGCAG GTTATTGCCATAAATGGCAAGTTTCCTGGTCCTACTATCAATGTGACCACTAACAACAATGTCGTCGTCAATGTTAGAAATAAATTGGACGAGAGTCTCCTCATGCATTG GTCTGGAATTCAACAGAGAAGAAGTTCATGGCAAGATGGACTTGCCGGCACTAACTGTCCAATTCATCCAAAGTGGAACTGGACCTATCAGTTTCAGGTTAAGGATCAGATTGGGAGTTTCTTTTACTTCCCTTCTCTTCATATGCAGAGAGCCTCTGGCGGATACGGTAGCTTTATTATAAATAACCGGCCTATTATTCCAATTCCTTTTGATACTCCCTTTGGCGACATTGTCATTTTGATTGGCGATTGGTACAAAAGAAACCATACG GCTTTACGAAGGGCCCTTGACGAAGGGAAAGATCTTGGGATGCCAGATGGCGTGCTTATTAATGGCAAAGGTCCTTACCAGTATAACACCACTCTTGTTCCTGATGGCATTGACTATGAAACTATTGAAGTCCACCCAG GGAAAACCTATCGCCTTCGTGTACACAACGTTGGAACATCAACTAGTTTGAATTTCAGGATCCAGAACCATAACCTGCTTTTAGCGGAGTCGGAGGGATCATATACAGTACAACAGAATTATACCAGCTTAGATATTCATGTAGGACAATCATATTCTTTCTTGGTAACCATGGACCAGAATGCAAGTTCTGATTACTATATTGTAGCTAGCGCCAGGTTTGTGAATGAATCACAATGGAAAAGGGTTACTGGTGTTGCTGTGTTGCACTATACAAATTCCAAAGGAAAGGCAAAGGGTCCCCTTCCAGATGCACCGAATGATGAGTTTGACAAAACTTTTTCAATGAACCAGGCAAGATCTATCAG ATGGAATGTTTCTGCAAGTGGTGCACGTCCTAACCCTCAAGGTTCATTTAGATACGGGTCAATCAACGTAACTGAAGTTTATGTGTTGAAGAATAAGCCACCAGTGACAATTAATGGAAAAAATCGAACCACTTTGAGTGGGATATCATTTGTCAATCCTTCCACTCCAATCAGACTCGCTGATCAATTCAAAGTGAAGGGAGTTTATAAGCTTGATTTCCCTAGTAAGCCACTTGAAGGGCCACCAAAAATGGAAACATCAGTAATTAATGGAACATAtagaggttttatggaagtcATTCTGCAGAATAATGATACAAAGATGCAGAGCTATCACATGAGTGGATATGCATTTTTTGTTGTCGG GATGGATTATGGTGAATGGACAGATAATAGCAGGGGCACTTATAATAAATGGGATGGCATTGCGCGATCCACGATACAG GTTTATCCTGGAGCTTGGACAGCAATTTTGGTGTCACTTGACAATGTTGGAGTCTGGAACCTCAGAACAGAGAACCTTGACTCGTGGTATCTCGGCCAAGAAACATATGTCAGAGTTGTGAATCCAGAGGCGACTAACAAAACTGAGTTGCCACTGCCAGAAAATGCCCTGTTTTGTGGTTCTCTCAGCCGTATGCAGAA